The Streptomyces sp. NBC_01689 genome includes a window with the following:
- a CDS encoding MarR family winged helix-turn-helix transcriptional regulator, translating into MAERAQYEELARQLSAIGAVKRELARILPHDCPAGSAAVLTLLGRHGDMRMSRLAELLAVDMSVTSRHVAHVADRGWIERLPDPADRRSRILRLTDAGHARLDELSQRSSQLFADRLSDWSDHEVGLLSHLMGRLRESFGDSRTTQRLPCPAEAAAVHAPEPTTTRTPA; encoded by the coding sequence ATGGCCGAGCGGGCGCAGTACGAGGAGTTGGCCCGTCAGCTCAGCGCCATCGGCGCCGTGAAGCGGGAGCTGGCGCGGATCCTGCCGCACGACTGCCCGGCGGGTTCCGCCGCCGTGCTGACGCTGCTGGGCCGCCACGGGGACATGCGCATGAGCAGGCTCGCCGAGCTGCTCGCCGTCGACATGTCCGTGACCAGCCGCCACGTCGCGCACGTCGCCGACCGGGGCTGGATCGAACGCCTCCCCGACCCGGCCGACAGACGCTCGCGCATCCTGCGTCTCACCGACGCCGGACACGCGCGGCTCGACGAGCTCTCCCAGCGCTCCTCACAGCTCTTCGCCGACCGGCTCAGCGACTGGTCCGACCACGAGGTCGGGCTCCTCAGCCACCTGATGGGCCGGCTGCGCGAGAGCTTCGGCGACAGCCGCACCACCCAGCGGCTCCCCTGTCCGGCGGAGGCCGCGGCGGTCCACGCACCGGAACCGACCACCACCCGTACACCCGCGTAA